A genomic stretch from Arachis stenosperma cultivar V10309 chromosome 3, arast.V10309.gnm1.PFL2, whole genome shotgun sequence includes:
- the LOC130970541 gene encoding uncharacterized protein LOC130970541: protein MDREIERFLKRLSFVAIAIASTTLILLFLQTPDTCVPSDAPLKPHLRFPKSTCDFTTRIHAPLHKKNQRLWSTRDWNSKVQSFSAVFLPLRRLGILANHSKVLCVSAGAGHEVAALSGSGVEDVTGVELVDSPPLVQRADPHNLPFFDGAFDLTFSARLDEALFPARFAAEMERTVRSGGSCVVAVAECGDDEVREVVGLFRKSRFVSSSNVSLIGMRMTSIVMRTSKSS from the coding sequence ATGGATAGGGAAATAGAGAGGTTCCTGAAGAGGCTATCGTTCGTGGCCATAGCAATAGCTTCCACCACTCTCAtacttctcttcctccaaaccCCCGACACGTGTGTCCCTTCCGACGCCCCACTCAAACCCCACCTTCGGTTCCCCAAATCCACCTGCGATTTTACCACGCGCATCCACGCGCCGCTCCATAAGAAGAACCAGCGCCTCTGGTCCACGCGTGACTGGAACTCCAAGGTTCAGTCCTTCTCCGCCGTCTTCCTCCCGCTTCGCCGCCTCGGCATCCTCGCCAACCACTCCAAGGTTCTCTGCGTCTCAGCCGGCGCCGGCCACGAGGTCGCCGCACTCTCCGGTTCCGGCGTCGAGGACGTCACCGGTGTGGAGCTCGTCGATTCGCCGCCGCTCGTCCAGCGCGCTGATCCGCACAACCTGCCGTTCTTCGACGGTGCGTTCGACCTCACGTTCTCCGCAAGGCTTGATGAGGCGCTGTTCCCGGCGAGGTTCGCGGCGGAGATGGAGCGCACTGTCAGGTCCGGCGGTTCGTGTGTTGTCGCCGTCGCGGAGTGCGGGGACGATGAGGTGAGGGAGGTCGTTGGTCTGTTCAGGAAATCGAGGTTTGTTAGTTCCAGTAATGTTAGCTTGATTGGAATGAGAATGACAAGTATTGTTATGAGAACTAGTAAATCTTCTTGA